CCCTGGACTGGGGCCTTTGGTTGGGCTTGACCTTAATGTTAGCGGTATCAGGTCGCAAGCGCCCTCAACGCCCCAGGCTTAAGGCGCAATGGCAACGTTGTCATCCCTGCGACACAGGGCTTTGCACGAGAACATGACCGAAAAGACATTTGCCTAGGCGGGCGAGTTGGCCTCTTTCGCGCCTCCAAGTCGTGGTCAAGCTACACCTTGCCGCTTCAGTATCCGTCGGGGGATTTCCGTGCGTCTCAAAGTTCTGCTGCTCGCCGCCACGGCGATCCTTTCGCCAGGCCTGGCCTTCGCGCAGACGGCGCCCGCGCCGGCGGGCAAGCCCGCGTCCGCCAAGCCGCCGGCCAAGACAGGCGACGCCGCGACCGCCGTCGAGGGCGTGACGGTGACCAGCGACTCCACGGCCATGCGCACCTCGATCGATCGTCGCAGCTACAGCGTCGCCAACGACCTGTCGGCCAAGACCGGATCGATCGCCGACGCCCTGCGCAACATCCCCTCGGTCGAGGTCGACGTGCAGGGCAATGTCAGCCTGCGCGGCGATCCCAACGTCACGATCATGATCGACGGCAAGCCCTCCAGCATGTTCAACGGCGACGGCAAGGCCGACGCCCTGCAGCAGATGCCGGCCGACCAGATCGACCGCGTCGAGGTGATGACCAACCCTTCGGCCGCCTATCGTCCCGACGGCACGGCCGGGATCATCAACCTGATCACCAAGCAGACCCACAAGCCGGGCGCGACCGGCTCGGTGAAGCTGAACCTCGGCCCCCACGGGCGCTACAACACCGGCGTCACCGGCAATCTGGTCAAGGGCAAGCTGACCCTGTCGGGCGACGCCAGCTATCGCTACGACCGCCAACGGTTCTGGTCGGTGGACGAGCGGGAAGATTCCGTCAGCGGCGAGCGCACCGTGCAGGACAGCGCGTTCACCAACGCCGGCGGCGCGGTGAACCTGCGCGGCGGCGTCGACTACGCCCTGACCAAGAAGGACCGCCTGAGCGGCGAGGTCCGCTATCGCGGCCTGGACTATTCCACGGGCGGCCAGGACAGCTACGCCACACTGTCGCCGTCCACGGGCCCGGCCTATGTCCGCGACAGCGACACCGACATGCATCGCCAGAACAGCGCGGTTAGCGGCGACTGGCGTCACCAGTTCAAGGGCGCCGAGCACGAGCTGGACGCCCACCTGGAATACGAGACGACCGACTTCAAGCGCGCGGGTCACGCCTTCATCGACAACGCGACCAGCGCCGACGCCTACGAAATCTACGGCTACGGCGCCGAGCAGGACCGGATCAACTTCAAGCTCGACTACACCCGTCCCATGGCCGGCGAGGCCAAGCTGAAGGCCGGGCTGGACTTGGAGGGCGTCGACAACGACTACGACAACCACGGCTCCAGCGGCGCGTCCCTGGCCAGCCAGGCCGTCGATCCGCGCCGGACCAACCGTTTCCTCTACGACCAGGACGTCTATGCCGGCTACGTCACCTACGAGCGGCCGTTCGGCGACTTCACGGTGCTGGGCGGTCTACGGGCCGAGCAGGTCGAGATCCGCACCGACCAGGTGACCTCGGCGCAGAAGGACGACAACAGCTATTTCAAGCTCTATCCGTCGCTGCACATGGGCTACACCCTGAGCCAGACCCAGACCCTGACGGCCAACTACAGCAAGCGCGTCCAGCGTCCGCAGGTCCAGGACCTCAACCCCTATCCGGTCTATCTGGACCCCACCAACTACCGGGCCGGCAATCCCGACCTGAAGCCGCAGATCACCGACTCCTACGAGCTGGGCTGGCAGTACCGGAAGGGGCCGGCCTCGTACCTGGCCACGGCCTATTACCGGCGGAGCCGCGACGGCGTGACCGACGTGGTGCGCGACCTGGGCGACGGGGTGTTCCTGACCACGCGCGAGAACCTGGCCACGAGCCGCAACGGCGGGCTGGAGCTGGTGGCCAACGGCAAGCTGACGCCCAAGCTCAGCTACAATGTCAGCGCCAACGCCTTCTGGAACGAGATCGACGCGGGCAATCTGGGCTTTTCCGGCACGCGCTCCGGCACGACGCTGTCGGGCCGGGCCAGCCTCAGCTGGCAGGCCACGCCCAAGGACTTTTTCCAGCTGAACGCCCTGACCTCGGGCAAGCGCCTGACGGCGCAGGGCTACCGCGAGCCGATCTCGTTGCTGAACCTGGGCTATCGCCGCAAGGTCAGCGACAAGCTGAACTTCGTGGTCACCGCCAACGACGTCCTGGACGGGTTCAAGGACGTCACCGTGATCGACACCGCGCGGCTGCACGAACGTATCGAGCGGACGGCGAACGTGCGCGCGGTGTTCTTCGGCTTCACCTACGCCTTCGGCGGCGGCAAGGCGCGGCCCGAGGCGTTCGACTTCGGCACGGGCGCGCCGGCGGGCAACTAGCGGGGACCGCCCAGCGTATAGCCGCGACCGGTCAGGCAGGCGGCGCGCGCCTGGTCGAACCCGGCCTGGGTGGCGGCGACCTGCTGCTCGGCGGCCTCGTTCTGGGCGCGGGCCGCGCGCCGGTTCTTCGAGCGCCGCATGACGCCGCCAGCGACCGCGCCGGCGACGGCCGCGTCACCCGCGTCGCCGCCGGAGATGGCGCCGATGCCCGCCCCGACCGCCGCGCCCTTGACCCTGGCTCCGCTGCCCGTCACCGGCGCGGCCGAGGCCTGGGCCACGACGGGCGGATGCATCGGGTCGAAGCCGGTCTGCTGGGTGGCCCAGTGCGAGCAGGCCGTCTCGTCCTTCTGTTGCTGGGCCTGGCTCTGACCCTTGGCGGGATAGGCGTATTGGGCGCCGGCCGAACCGGCCATCGCCAGCTCGCCGACCACCAGCGCGACCACCAGGCTTGCTCGGATCCTGGGCTTCATAGAGCGGCTCCCGTCCTGAGGCCCGCACCCGCCCTCACGGCGAGCCGGGCCTGGAAAGACCAAGCTTTGCGCGTCGCCGGGCTGGCGGCCATCGGGACATCGCCGCAGGAACGCCTGGGCAAATTGCCTAGTCGGCGAGGCGTCTGACGTCGCCCCTTGCATGTTGCAAATCCTCTCGCTACATACTGAACCAAATGGTTCAGTATGTAACATCCCGCCTCGACGCCTCATTCGCCGTGCTCTCGGACGCCACGCGACGCGGCGTGCTGGAGCAACTGGGACGGTCGGACGCTTCGATCACGGAGCTCGCCGACAAGTTCCACATGACCCTGACGGGGATGAAGAAGCACGTCGGCGTCCTGGAGCATGCGGGGTTCGTCACCACGCAGAAGGTCGGGCGCGTGCGGACCTGCAAGCTCGGTCTACGCAGGCTCGAGGAAGAGGCGGCCTGGATCGAACATTACCGACAGCTCTGGGCCTCGCGCTTCGACGCCTTGGACGGGGTTATCGAGGACTTGAAACGCAAGGAGGAAGCCAATGACTAACCCCACGACGATCGAACGGAAGTCCGATCACGAGCTTGTCGTCACGCGCACTTTCAACGGCCCGGCGCGCATCGTGTTCGAGGCCTGGACCAAGCCCGAGCTGATGAAGCTGTGGTGGGCGCCCAAGTCGTCGGGCGTGCCCCTGCGGTCCTGCGAGATGGACGTTCGCGTCGGGGGCGGGTACCGCCTCGAGTTCGGAAAGGACGCCGCGTCGTCCTTCGCGTTCTTCGGCCAGTACCTCGAAGTGGAGCCGCCCTCGCGCCTCGTCTGGACCAATGAGGAAAGCCAGGACGCCGCCGTCACCACGGTGACCTTCGAGGACCGGGACGGCCAGACGCTGCTGACCCTGCACGAACGCTATCCCACGAAGGAAGCGCTCGACGAGGCCATGGCCGGCATGGCGGACGGCATGCCCGAACAGTTCGAGCAGCTGGACGCGCTGCTCGCCGATCTGGGCAAGTAATCGTCGCTCAAACAACAAGGCCCCGGATCGCTCCGGGGCCTTGGGTCGTCTCTAGTGGTTGTGCCGGGGCAGCTTGCTGGCCAGGTCCTGGTACTTGACCGCGAACTCCAGCACCCCGCCGGTTTCCAGCTGGCCCGTGTGGGCGCGGTAGATTTCCTGCCAGGGGGTCATGGTCGCCGGGACGGCCGGGATGCCTTCCTTGCGGCGCTCGGCGATCGTCGCCTCGTCGACCAGGGCGTCGCAGCGGCCGGTGTTGAGGTCGATGCGGATCGTGTCGCCGGTGCGCAGCCACGACAGGCCGCCGCCGATCGCGCTTTCGGGCGAGGCGTTGAGGATCGACGG
The window above is part of the Caulobacter soli genome. Proteins encoded here:
- a CDS encoding SRPBCC family protein, whose protein sequence is MTNPTTIERKSDHELVVTRTFNGPARIVFEAWTKPELMKLWWAPKSSGVPLRSCEMDVRVGGGYRLEFGKDAASSFAFFGQYLEVEPPSRLVWTNEESQDAAVTTVTFEDRDGQTLLTLHERYPTKEALDEAMAGMADGMPEQFEQLDALLADLGK
- a CDS encoding TonB-dependent receptor domain-containing protein, whose protein sequence is MRLKVLLLAATAILSPGLAFAQTAPAPAGKPASAKPPAKTGDAATAVEGVTVTSDSTAMRTSIDRRSYSVANDLSAKTGSIADALRNIPSVEVDVQGNVSLRGDPNVTIMIDGKPSSMFNGDGKADALQQMPADQIDRVEVMTNPSAAYRPDGTAGIINLITKQTHKPGATGSVKLNLGPHGRYNTGVTGNLVKGKLTLSGDASYRYDRQRFWSVDEREDSVSGERTVQDSAFTNAGGAVNLRGGVDYALTKKDRLSGEVRYRGLDYSTGGQDSYATLSPSTGPAYVRDSDTDMHRQNSAVSGDWRHQFKGAEHELDAHLEYETTDFKRAGHAFIDNATSADAYEIYGYGAEQDRINFKLDYTRPMAGEAKLKAGLDLEGVDNDYDNHGSSGASLASQAVDPRRTNRFLYDQDVYAGYVTYERPFGDFTVLGGLRAEQVEIRTDQVTSAQKDDNSYFKLYPSLHMGYTLSQTQTLTANYSKRVQRPQVQDLNPYPVYLDPTNYRAGNPDLKPQITDSYELGWQYRKGPASYLATAYYRRSRDGVTDVVRDLGDGVFLTTRENLATSRNGGLELVANGKLTPKLSYNVSANAFWNEIDAGNLGFSGTRSGTTLSGRASLSWQATPKDFFQLNALTSGKRLTAQGYREPISLLNLGYRRKVSDKLNFVVTANDVLDGFKDVTVIDTARLHERIERTANVRAVFFGFTYAFGGGKARPEAFDFGTGAPAGN
- a CDS encoding ArsR/SmtB family transcription factor is translated as MVQYVTSRLDASFAVLSDATRRGVLEQLGRSDASITELADKFHMTLTGMKKHVGVLEHAGFVTTQKVGRVRTCKLGLRRLEEEAAWIEHYRQLWASRFDALDGVIEDLKRKEEAND